ATCGCGTATGCCACTTGTTAAAACGTCTATTATCCTTGCGGTATCTGCATCGGATGAAGATGAATTGAAGCGCCGTTGCGATACAGTTAAAGACATTTATCAGGACATGATGTTTCAAGTGGAGCAACCATACGGAGATCAGTGGTTAGCCTTCAATGAATTTTTACCGGGGGCGAAACGATATATTAAAGACTATGTGCATTTCATGGAGCCAGCGACGGTTGCTGGTGGAATGTTTGGAGCTACCAAACAGCTGGGGGATGGAGAAGGATTCTTCATCGGAACGACAGGGATTTTAGACCAACCTGTTTACATCATGCCAAACCGTGCCGCGCAAGGTATTCGAGGAACCAAGACTAACGCGCTTTCAGCTGCGTTTCTCGGTTCCCTAGGTGGAGGTAAATCCTTCAGCTCGAATCTTATCACATACCTATCGGTATTGTCAGGAGGAAAAGCCCTTGTTATTGACCCCAAAGGTGAGCGTGGAAACTGGAAACATGATCTGTACGATTTAGGCGATCAGGTCAATATTATTTCGCTTTCTACAAAAGAAGAAGACAGAGGACGATTAGACCCGTTTTCCATTCATTCAGACATCAAAGAAGCCGAAACGCTTGCGTTGGATATTTTGACCTTTTTGACTGGGGTACGTTTGGATGATTCACAGCGTTTTCCGAAGCTCACAAAAGCCGTTCGTGTTGTGGCTGAAGGAGAAAAACCTTGTTTAACCAAAGTCATGAATGAGCTGTTAAACAGTGATGATGAAGCAGCAAGACAGTTAGGTGAGCATATTCGATCCTTTAGCGAATTGTCATTTGCACAGCTGGTTTTCGGTGATGGAGAGAATGATTCTGCGATAAGCCTTAAAACAGCTCTGAACGTGCTTCAAATCCAGAACCTTGAGCTGCCAGCGTCGGATACACCGCAAGAGAAATATAACCTGTCAGAAATGCTTTCTATCGCGATGATGCTTCCAATTTCATCATTTGCGTTGAAATTCATTCATTCTGACCGCCACATTTTCAAAGTTGTATTGTTTGATGAAGCATGGTCGGTCTTGAATACAAGTCAGGGTAGTCACTTAGCGACACGTCTTGTCCGTGCCGGACGTTCAATGAATGCAGGTATCTACTTTGTAACTCAAAATGCTAACGACTTGCTGGATGAAAAAATGAAGAACAACATCGGAATGAAATTTGCGTTCCGCAGTACCGATTCGAAAGAGATCGAAAACGTTCTGTCATTGCTGAACCTTAAAAATACAGAATACAACGCATCAACGTTGCGAGAGCTTCAGAACGGACAATGCTTGTTCCAAGATATTTCCGGTCGTGTCGGTGTTGTATCGATTAACGCGCTATTTAAAGACCTATTCGATGCCTTTGATACACGTCCACCAGCTGAAAAAGAATTGGAAGATGGAAAGATTATTTCGAATGAAAGACTTCCATTAGATGGTCATGAACAAATGAATGACGATAAAACCAAATCCAATAAGGAAGAGGTGTACGTATGAGAAAACTATTTTCAATGATGAGTATTTCTTTGTTTCTCATTATTGCCGCAGCTTGCGGCAGTAATGAGGTTCATAAGGTTGACGGCAAAGGACCGGCAGATATACCGGTTAAGTGGGCTAATGCAGAAGTTCAAAAGGATCAAGCAACAAGAGCTAAGTTACTCGTTGAAAACGACGGGATTATGTCCCCTGATAAGGGTCCCGAAAACGATAAAACGATTGAAAAATATAAGCTTACTGAATGGAAAGTCAATGATGATGATTATTTCTATGAAATTACTTATCTGCATCCTATTAAAAATGAATTGAAGACTGAACGGATGGAAGTTATTAAAACAGATAGTGGATGGAAACGCAAAGAGTACGGAGACATATATAATTTTGACAAACTTGTAGAGGACTTAAAGCCAGAAGTATTAAGGGAGTTACATGATAAATGAAAAAGCTAGTACGATTATTGTTGTTGTCAATTGCATTGCTTTGGGTTTTCCAACTACCGGCTTCAGCTGAAAGCCTTCAAGATAATTTAGTACCTCAAGATAGTGATCAAAAATCAGTCGGAGAGGTCGAGCTGAAATACAATGAATATCCGCAGCATCATTATAAGCTTGATACTTATGTAGATACATCAGGTGATTGGATGCCGTGGAATTGGGCGGACGGAGCAGGAAAACAAATCTATATTGCCTTAATGGAGATTATCAATTCTATTTGGAATGTCAATGTTCTGTTAGCGAATTTCACGATGAAGATTGTTCAAGAAGTATTCGAACTGGATTTTATTTCCAATTTAGTAGTTCAAATCGGTCAAGCGGTTCAGAATATTGCCGGTTTCGGACCAGGCGGCTTCATGTCGAATGGATTATGGCCGTTGCTTGTAACGTTTGTAATTGGAATCGTAGGAGCGTGGGCTACTTATGTTGGAATGGTAAAACGTGAAACTAGCCGTGCATGGAGTGGTTTACTTTCTTCAATCATTATTTTTGTATTTGCGCTTGGTTTCTTTTCAAATGCTTCAACCATTCTGAAAGGAATTAATGATTGGTCAAGTAATCTTCAGAGCGATATTTTAGCCGTTTTTGCGAGTATCGTTAACCCAGGAGCTTCTTATACGCAAGAAGAAGGGATCGCTACGATCCGTAATCAGATGTTTGATTTGATGGTGAAAAAACCTTATCTACTTATGCAATATGGGACGACAAAAGTTGATGAAGGACGTGTTAATACTATCCTTTCAGTCGACCCCATATTAGATGCTAAAAAAAGACAAGAAGAAGCTCAAAAAGAGGTTGAAGAAGAAGACAATTCAATGATGTCCATTGATGGAATTTCTCAGCGCGCTGGTTTTGTGCCATTGCTTTTCTTAGCCAATACCATTATCGGGGTTTTCCTTTTAATCATTTCAGGAACGATTATTCTTTATCAGATGATTTTCCTTGTCTTAGTGCTATTCGCACCGGTTCCGTTGCTCATGGCATTGGTTCCAAGATGGCAACAGACCGCGTTTGATTGGGCTATGAAGGTATTACATGCGCAGCTTATGAAAATTGCGATTGCTTTATTGCTAACGATTTTGTTCGGTATCTCCGCAATCTTATACCGTGCAACTGATACTGATGATTTAGGGTATCTTGGTATGATGATTCTTCAGATTATTTGTTTTGTAGGTATTTGGGCAAAACGAAAAGAACTATTTAGCATGGTAGCAACGGCAGTTAATAATGTCCAAAGCAGTACAGGAGCAACCTTGCAAGGCTATAAGCAGAAATATAATGAAGCTAAAAATACGATTCGTAAAGCTAGAAATGTGATTAATCAAACCAGCGGTAAAGGGCGGGTTCGCAATCAGCCCTTAGCGCAACGTCAGGTAGGACAGAGCAACATAGGTGTCCGTGATAAAGATCAGTTAGCAGAAAGACAACAACAGCTGAAAGCAACAAAAGACGGTCTCAAGAGTTCTGTTAGTGGTACCATGCTGGCAGATCGTAGAAATAAAGAATTTCAAGAAGGTCAAGATATGTACAAAAATCGTTCAGGTATTGAAAATGCAGCGACAGCTGACCGTGAACAGCTAATGGATCGTCAGGTAGATAAAGCTGCTATAGGAAAAAAACTAAACGTACCTCAAAGCATTTTGGATGTTGCGCGTGAAAAAGCTGTAGATTCTAAGAATGATAATGTAATGAATATCGAAGAGTTGCGTCGCAAACGAGGAAATCTTGCTGAATTTGCTTTAACAGATCGAACAAATATACAGGATGCACAACGTGAAGCAGCTCCTTCAGTTGAGCGAACTGAAATGCGTGATGTAAAGCTTTCAGATCGTACCCAAAGCGTACGTAACATTAATTTGATGAACCAGCATAGCCACGAAGACCGAATTAATAACGTAACCGAAACCAATCGTAATGTTCAGGAAAACATGACGGAAAGAGAAAGTGTTTCAAGAAATGTTACAAAAAGAACCGAGCATGTGAGCAATATCAATAACGTAAGTCGTGAACAAATCAATGAAACTATTAACCAAGAGAGTGAAAACATCACAAATAGAGAGAGAGGGAATAGAACAGAGCGTTAGGAGGAACAAATGTGTTCGGATGGGATTTTCATAACAGTAAGAGCGATCGAATCAAGCTGTTTCTTTTCATCCTTGCTGTTTTTCTAGTTGTTGGCTTTACAGTATCAGCTGTATTCCGCAGCATGAATAAAGAAGAAGCCACGGCTTTAGAACAAAATCCAAAAAATTCAACTGAATCGATTGATCAAGTCGATTTATCGACTTTATATTCGGAACATTCCGAATCATTAGAAGGTGACGATCAAACAAATGAGTACGATCAAACCGAGCATTTTTCAGAAGAAACACTGAATGAAACGAAGGAGATTGCAGTTCAATTTGCAAAAGCTTTTCATACTTACAGCGCGGATGAACCAATGACGTATTTAGAAAACGCGAAGCCCTATATGAAAGATGCTTTATACGAAAAAATGAAGCGAAACGGCAGACGAGAAGTGCTTGAGCGGTCTTATCTGACCGTAAAGGAAACGGATGTTACCCCGGTAGCGAATAAAAGCAGTATGGTTGTTCGCTGGAACGTCATTGTAAGAGGTGAAGCAAAGTCTGTTGATGGAAAAACGTCAGAAACGGAAGATTGGTATTTAGTCGGGTTGCGTGAAGTCGATGGAGAATGGAAGGTTGAGGATGTGAGAGTAAATGTCCCAAACTAATGATCCTAACGGCTATGAAACAGAAGGCAGCTCGGCTTTAAAGAACACCGCTAATGAAGTTGGAAAAGCTGTTGCTAAAAAAGCTGTGAAATCCGCAGCTACAAAAGCAGCTTCGTCCAGTAGTTCTACTATTGGACTTACAGTTATTTTAGCCATTGTCGCTGTTGTTTTGGTTTTTGCAATTATCGCAATTGCAGTTTTCATTATTATTGCTTCAGGTGGTGAAGAAGAAAGACCGGAAGATAATGGCTATTGGGGTGGTGAAATATCGGAAATAGGAACCAATGAAATTCCTGCTCAGTTCATCCCATACTATAAAGCTGCTGAACAAAAATATGGTGTACCGTGGAATCTTATTGCTGCGGAGCATCGGGTAGAAACACGTTTTTCTACGATTGACCCTATGATTTCCCCGGTTGGTGCAGAAGGTCATTTGCAGTTTATGCCTTGTACATGGGTTGGTTGGAAACATCCTTCCTGCGGAGGATTAGGAAAAGGAAATATTCCTACTTCCCAAAAAACGAATCCAGCTGTTATTGCGAAGTATGGCGGCTATGGTGTTGATGCAAACGGTGATGGAAAAGCTGATCCGTGGGATATAGAAGACGCCATTTATTCTGTAGCAAAATATCTTGCTTCAAATGGCGCAGCTGAAGGACGTTTCAGAGATGCAGTTTTCGCGTATAATCATGCAGATTGGTACGTCGAAGAAGTTCTAGATTTTGCTGATCGGTACGTGAAAGGCTATGTCGCTATTAAAGTCGGCAATAGCAGTAAAGCGAATACTGGTACAGCAGTTGTTGATGTAGGAAACAAATGGATCGGAAATTCTGTCTATGTTTTTGGTGGAGGACGAAATCAGAGTGATATAGCAAGAGGACGTTTTGATTGTTCATCTTTTGTGCATTGGGCGTTTGCTCAAGTTGGCATCGATCTAGGTCCGTTAAGTTCAACTAGCACAGAAACGCTCAAGCATTTAGGAAAGCCGGTTCCGCCTAGTGAAATACAGCCGGGTGATCTTGTGTTCTTTGACACTTATAAAAAAGATGGACATGTCGGCATTTATGTCGGTGATGGAAAATTCATTGGAGCGCAAACAAGCACAGGTGTAGCGATTGCGGACATGTCGAAAGGCTACTGGAAAGAAAAATTTAATGGTCGCGTGAAGCGAATTTAATTGGTGAATACATCAATTTTACACCTGTTATACCTCTTACTCTATGATATTATACTGGAAATCTTATACAAGAGACAACGAGGATTCCCACCCGCCACCTTAAACGCAAAGTGTTTAAGGTGGGAACAGGTACTATTTATAGGTTGCTGGAAAGAGAAAGACTAAGTTAATGCCTTGCTAATAAATCAAGGCTTTTTCTTTTGTGTACAGGGTTTTCGAATTCTTCATGTTTTTAGCTTTCTTTGTAAAACTAGGTGCTAGTTATAGAGGAAAACCTTTGCTATTTCTTTTCTTCAGAGGGTTAATTTGCTTTAATACGGTAAGATTTATATTTTAATTGATAATCAAACAGACGGTTCAGTAGAGAAAATCGTATATAACGGTTCATGGGGTACTGTTTCGGTAGTGTTGGATAAATCAGCGTCAGCGTTTGCGAGTCATCCTTCAACCTTATATGACATATCTTTAGATTTTTCTGAACCTCTATTTATTTATAAAGACCCAACTGGAAGAGTCGGATTCAACGGCACATGGGTTGTCACAACCATATCTGTTCAACCGGGTTCACTCGGTCAAAAAACATCAGCCGATAAAAACAACCTTCTAACGTATTCCATCACAACAGATGGAACAATGGGAACAATAACCGAAAAGATTAACGGTACAGTTATAAATACAAGGTCAAACCCATCAAGCGGACAGCAATTTACCGTTAGCCTTAATCAATCTCAATGGGATGCAATTAAATTCGGAAACGCACAAACATTGACCATTGAAATGAACGGATTTGTTTGGACATATACCTTTGACAAACGTTTAAATGCGAATGACGACATATTAAGCGCTGTTAAAGGTGTGCAAGATTTACAAACTCATTTGAACGGAATCAAAGCACAATTGGGCGCGGCGATTCGTTCAAAAGGCGGAACGGTGAATGATACGGATGCTTGGAGTGCGTTTGTGAGTGCGGTTACTAATATGCAAGTTAAGAGATGGGTTAGGGGAACTGGTACAACATCCTCAACGTCGTTAGGGTTCTATCACCCTGA
This genomic stretch from Bacillus methanolicus MGA3 harbors:
- a CDS encoding bifunctional lytic transglycosylase/C40 family peptidase, with the protein product MSQTNDPNGYETEGSSALKNTANEVGKAVAKKAVKSAATKAASSSSSTIGLTVILAIVAVVLVFAIIAIAVFIIIASGGEEERPEDNGYWGGEISEIGTNEIPAQFIPYYKAAEQKYGVPWNLIAAEHRVETRFSTIDPMISPVGAEGHLQFMPCTWVGWKHPSCGGLGKGNIPTSQKTNPAVIAKYGGYGVDANGDGKADPWDIEDAIYSVAKYLASNGAAEGRFRDAVFAYNHADWYVEEVLDFADRYVKGYVAIKVGNSSKANTGTAVVDVGNKWIGNSVYVFGGGRNQSDIARGRFDCSSFVHWAFAQVGIDLGPLSSTSTETLKHLGKPVPPSEIQPGDLVFFDTYKKDGHVGIYVGDGKFIGAQTSTGVAIADMSKGYWKEKFNGRVKRI
- a CDS encoding ATP-binding protein; the protein is MNIEFPIKYFEGNLVFSQDGSCWAYYQLAGYNYDFLADDEKDYIFTNIKAFFWQINLDTHMLVVPNFQSVQEKHERFKQKLSGPLKEAAVKHMDDAALQLERMLGKEGTEYRFFIGVKLPKPENLKKKNFFQDLKEAWKEFICRVNEASGLDTPEIIEDEIERYRKAERRVFNKVHSRLKADPVDEETIQWLIRRNWYRGIGKAPILKNWSPAYTVNYKEYEEGNITVRRPLYHDVLRLTEGLIDDSPKRSLIVKQVYEGEEVEGHVAFLTIANVPYEIQFPGEEWMYVIQSLDFPVEISVRTETMENRKALSAVRNKQKELKDQDRHARETGNDTGLNVIEGRIEVQELEAHLQKSRMPLVKTSIILAVSASDEDELKRRCDTVKDIYQDMMFQVEQPYGDQWLAFNEFLPGAKRYIKDYVHFMEPATVAGGMFGATKQLGDGEGFFIGTTGILDQPVYIMPNRAAQGIRGTKTNALSAAFLGSLGGGKSFSSNLITYLSVLSGGKALVIDPKGERGNWKHDLYDLGDQVNIISLSTKEEDRGRLDPFSIHSDIKEAETLALDILTFLTGVRLDDSQRFPKLTKAVRVVAEGEKPCLTKVMNELLNSDDEAARQLGEHIRSFSELSFAQLVFGDGENDSAISLKTALNVLQIQNLELPASDTPQEKYNLSEMLSIAMMLPISSFALKFIHSDRHIFKVVLFDEAWSVLNTSQGSHLATRLVRAGRSMNAGIYFVTQNANDLLDEKMKNNIGMKFAFRSTDSKEIENVLSLLNLKNTEYNASTLRELQNGQCLFQDISGRVGVVSINALFKDLFDAFDTRPPAEKELEDGKIISNERLPLDGHEQMNDDKTKSNKEEVYV
- a CDS encoding CD3337/EF1877 family mobilome membrane protein, encoding MKKLVRLLLLSIALLWVFQLPASAESLQDNLVPQDSDQKSVGEVELKYNEYPQHHYKLDTYVDTSGDWMPWNWADGAGKQIYIALMEIINSIWNVNVLLANFTMKIVQEVFELDFISNLVVQIGQAVQNIAGFGPGGFMSNGLWPLLVTFVIGIVGAWATYVGMVKRETSRAWSGLLSSIIIFVFALGFFSNASTILKGINDWSSNLQSDILAVFASIVNPGASYTQEEGIATIRNQMFDLMVKKPYLLMQYGTTKVDEGRVNTILSVDPILDAKKRQEEAQKEVEEEDNSMMSIDGISQRAGFVPLLFLANTIIGVFLLIISGTIILYQMIFLVLVLFAPVPLLMALVPRWQQTAFDWAMKVLHAQLMKIAIALLLTILFGISAILYRATDTDDLGYLGMMILQIICFVGIWAKRKELFSMVATAVNNVQSSTGATLQGYKQKYNEAKNTIRKARNVINQTSGKGRVRNQPLAQRQVGQSNIGVRDKDQLAERQQQLKATKDGLKSSVSGTMLADRRNKEFQEGQDMYKNRSGIENAATADREQLMDRQVDKAAIGKKLNVPQSILDVAREKAVDSKNDNVMNIEELRRKRGNLAEFALTDRTNIQDAQREAAPSVERTEMRDVKLSDRTQSVRNINLMNQHSHEDRINNVTETNRNVQENMTERESVSRNVTKRTEHVSNINNVSREQINETINQESENITNRERGNRTER